The following coding sequences are from one Strix uralensis isolate ZFMK-TIS-50842 chromosome 6, bStrUra1, whole genome shotgun sequence window:
- the C6H2orf76 gene encoding UPF0538 protein C2orf76 homolog, with protein MSPESSTITVRLVRSFEHRNFRPVVYHGVNLDQTVKQFITFVRKDVSSRTGLPPPFKNFKYDTMKIIHQAHKSKTGELVVSLEDDDKLILKEDSTLKAAGVANETELAFFCEEDYRNYKANPVSAW; from the exons atgtCACCAGAAAGCTCAACCATCACAGTTCGTCTTGTTCGCTCTTTTGAACACCGGAATTTCCGACCTGTGGTGTATCATGGAGTTAACTTGGATCAGACAGTAAAGCAGTTCATTACTTTTGTGCGGAAGG atGTGTCTTCAAGAACAGGacttcctcctccttttaaaaattttaagtatg atacaATGAAGATTATTCACCAAGCACACAAATCTAAG ACTGGTGAACTTGTAGTGAGTTTGGAAGATGATGACAAACTGATTTTGAAAGAAGACAGTACGCTGAAAGCAGCTGGAGTAG CAAACGAGACGGAATTAGCATTCTTCTGTGAGGAAGATTACAGAAACTACAAAGCTAATCCTGTTTCAGCCTGGTGA